One segment of Haloplanus natans DSM 17983 DNA contains the following:
- a CDS encoding tubulin/FtsZ family protein has product MKLATIGVGNAGSKLVDRMVEFESETNRNLCRHVHAINTARTDLAKPEYIPEERRVLVGDTNQKSKGHGVGGDVEIGAEVMSADIDELRRAFDDIEIHNVDAILVAAGLGGGTGSGGGPVVIDALQEMYDEPVYALGVLPGEYEGGRPALNAARSLQSFVNKTDNFIGFDNDAWRARDQTIEEGYEEMNRELAARIVTLLAAGETDDSEVAENAMDSSDIIRTLNTDGVSSIGYAATAVDAGPQGLLDKWGGGGTDEDSLDDASQATKIKALVRRATNSRLTLPCEVSSAERVLVVLSGPPGEFSRKGIESARQWLEQEAQTVEVLVGDDPRERSSQLAAAVLLSNVSDAPRIDAIQNQAVDAQEQIAQQRAEREDKINDLITDENDDLDPVV; this is encoded by the coding sequence ATGAAACTCGCTACAATCGGTGTCGGCAACGCCGGAAGCAAGCTTGTGGATCGGATGGTCGAGTTCGAATCCGAGACCAACCGGAACCTCTGTCGACACGTCCACGCGATCAACACCGCACGAACGGACCTCGCTAAGCCCGAATACATCCCCGAGGAGCGGCGGGTTCTGGTCGGTGACACGAACCAGAAGTCGAAGGGACACGGCGTCGGCGGCGATGTCGAAATCGGTGCCGAGGTCATGTCCGCGGATATCGACGAACTCCGTCGAGCGTTCGACGACATCGAAATCCACAACGTCGACGCGATTCTCGTCGCGGCCGGCCTCGGTGGCGGTACCGGAAGCGGTGGTGGCCCCGTCGTTATCGACGCTCTCCAAGAGATGTACGACGAACCGGTGTACGCCCTCGGCGTCCTCCCCGGCGAGTACGAGGGTGGCCGCCCGGCGCTGAACGCCGCTCGGTCCCTCCAGTCTTTCGTCAACAAGACGGACAATTTCATCGGCTTCGACAACGACGCCTGGCGCGCCCGGGACCAGACGATCGAGGAAGGCTACGAGGAGATGAATCGAGAGTTGGCCGCCCGGATCGTGACGCTGCTGGCAGCCGGCGAAACCGACGACTCGGAGGTCGCGGAGAACGCGATGGACTCCAGTGACATCATCCGCACGCTCAACACCGACGGGGTCTCCTCGATCGGCTACGCCGCCACTGCGGTCGACGCGGGCCCCCAGGGTCTCCTCGACAAGTGGGGCGGCGGCGGCACGGACGAGGACTCCCTCGACGACGCCAGCCAGGCGACGAAGATCAAGGCGCTCGTCCGCCGCGCGACCAACTCCCGGCTGACGCTACCCTGTGAGGTTTCCAGCGCCGAACGGGTTCTCGTCGTCCTCTCCGGGCCGCCGGGCGAGTTCTCCCGGAAGGGCATCGAGAGTGCCCGCCAGTGGCTCGAACAGGAAGCCCAGACCGTCGAGGTGCTCGTCGGTGACGATCCGCGCGAACGGTCGTCGCAACTCGCCGCGGCGGTCCTTCTCTCGAACGTCTCGGACGCCCCGCGGATCGATGCGATCCAGAACCAGGCCGTCGACGCCCAGGAACAGATCGCTCAGCAGCGGGCCGAACGAGAGGACAAGATCAACGATCTGATCACCGACGAAAACGACGACCTCGACCCCGTCGTCTGA
- a CDS encoding tubulin/FtsZ family protein, giving the protein MKLALVGIGGAGCRLVDAIRGVETAGDRKLCYGHLLTVDISRTVDDDFDHVPSENHVTIGDTHREVDSGVDGDQDLAVEIIRTDFPEIHRTLDSVPLRKLDGVLVVAGLGGGTGSGAGAVLVERLQDMYDKPVYVLGVLPGESEGGRPALNAARSLRSLVPAADSVVLFDNDRWVSGDDADRYERANRELASRIVTLFAREDTDPDAIGANTMDSSDLIRTLSPGGVASVGYAATDLDDGGGFLSWLRSILPGGGDDESDEPTDAVKIQSLVRQALNSRLTLPCEVSSAERALVVLSGPPEELSRRGFESARQWLEEETETVEVLAGDDPRAGSSTVSAVVLLSNVTEVPRIDSLQRRAVEYEGGTGHAETVPATDESD; this is encoded by the coding sequence ATGAAACTCGCGCTCGTCGGCATCGGCGGTGCCGGCTGTCGCCTCGTCGACGCGATTCGCGGCGTCGAGACGGCGGGCGATCGAAAGCTCTGCTACGGGCATCTGCTGACGGTCGACATCTCCCGGACGGTCGACGACGACTTCGATCACGTCCCGTCGGAGAACCACGTGACCATCGGCGACACACACCGCGAGGTCGATTCGGGCGTCGACGGCGATCAGGACCTCGCCGTCGAGATCATCCGCACCGACTTCCCCGAGATACACCGCACGCTCGACTCGGTCCCCCTGCGCAAACTCGACGGCGTGTTGGTCGTCGCGGGTCTGGGCGGCGGCACCGGGAGCGGCGCCGGGGCCGTCCTCGTCGAGCGACTGCAGGACATGTACGACAAGCCGGTGTACGTCCTCGGCGTCCTCCCCGGCGAATCCGAGGGTGGCCGCCCGGCGCTAAACGCCGCACGGTCGCTCCGGTCGCTCGTCCCGGCGGCCGACAGCGTCGTGTTGTTCGACAACGACCGGTGGGTCAGTGGCGACGACGCCGACAGGTACGAACGGGCGAACCGCGAACTGGCGTCCCGAATCGTGACGCTGTTCGCCAGGGAGGACACCGACCCCGACGCCATCGGGGCGAACACGATGGATTCGAGCGACCTCATCCGCACGCTCTCCCCGGGCGGGGTCGCCTCCGTCGGCTACGCGGCGACCGACCTCGACGACGGCGGCGGGTTCCTATCGTGGCTCCGCTCGATTCTCCCCGGCGGTGGCGACGACGAGTCGGACGAACCGACGGATGCGGTGAAGATTCAGAGTCTCGTTCGACAGGCGCTCAACTCCCGGCTGACGCTGCCGTGTGAGGTGTCGAGCGCCGAGCGAGCGCTCGTCGTGCTATCCGGTCCGCCGGAGGAACTCTCCCGGCGCGGCTTCGAAAGCGCCCGCCAGTGGCTCGAAGAGGAGACGGAGACTGTCGAGGTGCTCGCTGGCGACGACCCGCGGGCCGGATCGTCGACCGTCTCGGCGGTCGTGTTGCTCTCGAACGTCACCGAGGTTCCTCGGATCGACTCGCTGCAACGGCGGGCCGTCGAGTACGAAGGCGGGACCGGACACGCCGAGACCGTACCGGCGACCGACGAGTCCGACTGA
- a CDS encoding universal stress protein, whose protein sequence is MYENILLATDGTVASENATRHTIGLADLHGAMLHALYIVDSDVYSAYSGDEYVDEREGPEHGLEEVGEEALAAVRKRAAERDVEVIETLRHGRPHEEIVDYADEEDIDLIVLGTRRHPEAYRNLLGSVTDRVVRMADEPVTVVKTDVA, encoded by the coding sequence ATGTACGAGAACATCCTGCTCGCCACCGACGGAACGGTCGCCTCCGAGAACGCGACACGGCACACCATCGGGCTGGCCGACCTCCACGGCGCCATGCTCCACGCCCTGTACATCGTCGACAGCGACGTCTACTCCGCCTACAGCGGCGACGAGTACGTCGACGAACGGGAGGGGCCGGAACACGGCCTCGAAGAGGTCGGCGAGGAGGCGCTCGCGGCGGTGCGAAAGCGCGCGGCCGAACGCGACGTCGAGGTGATCGAGACGCTCAGGCACGGCCGCCCGCACGAGGAAATCGTCGACTACGCGGACGAGGAGGACATCGACCTGATCGTCCTCGGCACCCGGCGCCACCCCGAGGCGTATCGGAACCTCCTCGGGAGCGTCACGGACCGCGTGGTCCGCATGGCCGACGAGCCGGTGACGGTCGTGAAGACGGACGTGGCGTAG
- a CDS encoding tetrahydrofolate dehydrogenase/cyclohydrolase catalytic domain-containing protein produces the protein MTNVIDGNAVAADVRDGLGDAIDTLDDAGVTPTLATVLMSDDPASQTYVSMKQQDCEEVGIEALDVEIDPDAPAEELFDTVSDLNADPEVNGILVQMPVPDHIEDRDVIRAIDPAKDVDGFHPENVGRLVAGDPVYKPCTPHGVLKLLAAADVETEGADVTIVGRSNIVGKPLANLLIGKADYGNATVTVCHSRTDDLAEKTRRADVVIAAVGVPELVDGSMISDGSVVVDVGVNRVERDGESTLVGDVDFESAKSKARAITPVPGGVGPMTRAMLLYNTVKAASRQEDVPVSLE, from the coding sequence ATGACGAACGTCATCGACGGCAACGCCGTCGCCGCCGACGTACGCGACGGCCTCGGAGACGCCATCGACACGCTCGACGACGCGGGCGTCACGCCCACGCTCGCCACCGTCCTCATGAGCGACGACCCCGCGAGCCAGACGTACGTCTCGATGAAACAACAGGACTGCGAGGAGGTGGGAATCGAAGCTCTCGACGTGGAGATCGATCCCGACGCGCCCGCCGAGGAGCTGTTCGACACCGTTTCGGACCTGAACGCCGACCCCGAGGTAAACGGCATTCTCGTCCAGATGCCCGTCCCCGACCACATCGAGGATCGCGACGTGATCCGCGCCATCGACCCCGCGAAGGACGTGGACGGCTTCCACCCGGAGAACGTGGGGCGCCTCGTCGCGGGCGACCCCGTCTACAAACCGTGTACGCCCCACGGCGTCCTCAAACTCCTCGCTGCCGCCGACGTAGAGACCGAGGGCGCCGACGTGACGATCGTCGGCCGCTCGAACATCGTCGGCAAACCGCTCGCGAACCTCCTGATCGGGAAGGCCGACTACGGCAACGCGACGGTGACGGTCTGTCACTCCCGGACCGACGATCTCGCGGAGAAGACTCGCCGCGCCGACGTGGTGATCGCCGCAGTCGGCGTCCCCGAACTCGTCGATGGCTCGATGATCTCCGACGGATCGGTCGTCGTCGACGTGGGCGTCAACCGGGTCGAGCGCGACGGCGAGTCGACGCTCGTCGGCGACGTGGACTTCGAGAGCGCGAAATCGAAGGCGCGCGCCATCACGCCCGTCCCCGGCGGCGTCGGCCCGATGACCCGCGCGATGCTCCTCTACAACACGGTGAAAGCGGCGAGCCGGCAGGAAGACGTGCCGGTCTCGTTGGAGTAG
- a CDS encoding DUF7117 family protein gives MKIRGQRECQSCGHRWSYYETGSVACPACESLRSVGVDERRLHTDSPATLDLSPYRTAWAEDRLADAADDCKSDLREYVRKRGFVDGGSLRPIDDAFLAAHELLQVMDLYGRARNPSDDDERYLLALLRGVDEGERPAPEAVSPAWTEARGLAYANAVDDYRRDVNQWLDDHPDPEARRTLGTVHERVKRVRALQGDVSPTEAESLVRAAREVGRYLMEGEESALAAAHERLA, from the coding sequence ATGAAGATTCGCGGCCAGCGGGAGTGTCAGTCGTGTGGTCACCGGTGGTCGTACTACGAGACGGGGAGCGTGGCGTGTCCGGCCTGCGAGAGCCTCCGGAGCGTCGGCGTCGACGAGCGTCGCCTCCACACGGACTCGCCCGCGACGCTCGATCTGTCACCCTACCGGACGGCGTGGGCCGAGGACCGACTGGCCGACGCGGCCGACGACTGCAAGTCCGACCTCCGCGAGTACGTCCGCAAGCGGGGCTTCGTCGACGGCGGGTCGCTCCGGCCCATCGATGACGCGTTCCTCGCCGCCCACGAACTCCTGCAGGTGATGGATCTGTACGGCCGGGCGCGCAACCCGAGCGACGACGACGAGCGCTATCTGCTCGCCCTGCTTCGCGGGGTCGACGAGGGCGAGCGACCGGCGCCGGAAGCCGTCTCGCCCGCGTGGACCGAGGCCCGCGGACTCGCGTACGCGAACGCCGTCGACGACTACCGCCGCGACGTGAACCAGTGGCTGGACGACCACCCCGACCCCGAGGCACGGCGGACGCTCGGCACCGTCCACGAACGCGTCAAGCGGGTGCGGGCGCTTCAGGGGGACGTGTCGCCGACGGAGGCCGAATCGCTGGTGCGGGCGGCCCGGGAGGTGGGGCGATATCTGATGGAGGGGGAGGAATCGGCACTGGCGGCCGCCCACGAACGGCTGGCGTGA
- a CDS encoding AI-2E family transporter: MPSFGLARFRIGWWSLGLALGAALAYVVYRFVGTFVFGVFIYYATRPIYRRLRRVIRPASLAAAVSLFALALPALALVAYALSIALGELLQYVNGGMLDPSRWPLVDQELLDSIADPAALLRLDPERYLTAEGVRSLLSSLGSAVDTVAFLGIGAVHLFVMLALAFYLLRDGDRLSRWTVRKFGDERGVLETYSRAVDRDFKTIFFGNILNAVLTGSIGVLAYSILNVYAPPGLAIPAAPLVGLFAGVASLIPIVGMKLVYVPVALYLAVLGALNDPAALWFVVVFAAVSFVVVDTIPDLVLRPYVSGGRLHVGSLMIAYTFGPLLFGWYGIFLAPMLLVLIVHFVRLVLPELLNGEPIRPYAVDPGSLDPAEDRVDADERAGAEPES; the protein is encoded by the coding sequence ATGCCCTCCTTCGGACTCGCCCGGTTTCGGATCGGCTGGTGGAGTCTCGGGCTGGCGCTCGGGGCCGCGTTGGCCTACGTCGTCTACCGATTCGTCGGGACGTTCGTCTTCGGGGTGTTCATCTACTACGCCACGCGGCCGATCTACCGCCGGTTGCGGCGGGTGATCCGGCCGGCGAGTCTCGCCGCCGCCGTCTCGCTGTTCGCGCTTGCCCTGCCCGCTCTTGCCCTCGTCGCCTACGCGCTGAGCATCGCCCTCGGCGAACTCCTGCAGTACGTCAACGGCGGGATGCTCGACCCGTCGCGGTGGCCGCTCGTCGATCAGGAACTGCTCGACAGCATCGCCGACCCGGCCGCGCTCCTCCGACTCGATCCCGAGCGGTATCTCACGGCCGAGGGGGTCCGTTCGCTCCTCTCCTCGCTGGGGTCGGCGGTCGATACGGTCGCGTTTCTCGGCATCGGTGCCGTCCACCTGTTCGTGATGCTCGCGCTCGCGTTCTATCTGCTTCGCGACGGGGACCGACTCTCGCGGTGGACGGTCCGGAAGTTCGGCGACGAACGCGGCGTGTTGGAAACGTACAGCCGCGCCGTCGACCGCGACTTCAAAACCATCTTCTTCGGCAACATCCTCAACGCGGTGTTGACGGGGAGCATCGGCGTCCTCGCGTACTCCATCCTGAACGTCTACGCGCCGCCGGGGCTGGCGATTCCCGCGGCGCCGCTGGTGGGTCTATTCGCCGGCGTGGCGAGTCTCATCCCCATCGTCGGCATGAAACTCGTCTACGTCCCGGTGGCGCTCTATCTGGCCGTTCTCGGCGCGCTGAACGATCCGGCGGCCCTGTGGTTCGTCGTCGTCTTCGCCGCCGTCTCCTTCGTCGTCGTCGACACCATCCCGGACCTCGTGCTCCGACCGTACGTCTCCGGGGGGCGACTCCACGTCGGGAGTCTGATGATCGCCTACACCTTCGGCCCCCTCCTCTTTGGCTGGTACGGCATCTTCCTCGCACCCATGCTCCTCGTGTTGATCGTCCACTTCGTGCGCCTGGTGCTTCCCGAACTCCTGAACGGGGAGCCGATCCGGCCGTACGCGGTCGATCCCGGATCACTCGATCCGGCCGAGGACCGCGTCGACGCCGACGAGAGAGCGGGAGCCGAACCCGAATCGTAG
- the fen gene encoding flap endonuclease-1 translates to MGNADLRQLAALSDVTWDEVADSVVAVDAHNWLYRYLTTTVKWTNDAVYTTSEGAEVANLVGVVQGLPKFFEHDLMPVFVFDGGVTELKEAEVSERRAKRERAEKRRAEAEERGDAIEAARLEARTQRLTDTILGTTRDLLAILDVPVVDAPAEGEAQAAYMARRGDADYAGSEDYDTLLFGAPHTLRQLTSKGTPELMDLDATLDRHGISLEGLIDVAILCGTDFNPGVDGVGPKTALRAITDHGDLWGAIEAEGWQVPNADRVRDLFRDPPVTDDYTVDTDIDPDVAAAREFVIEQWEVDADEVARGFERIEESLVQTGLDRWT, encoded by the coding sequence ATGGGCAACGCAGACCTCCGGCAACTCGCCGCGCTCTCCGACGTGACGTGGGACGAGGTGGCCGACAGCGTCGTCGCCGTCGACGCGCACAACTGGCTGTACAGATACCTGACGACGACGGTCAAGTGGACGAACGACGCGGTGTACACGACGAGCGAGGGCGCGGAGGTAGCGAACCTCGTCGGCGTCGTCCAGGGCCTCCCCAAGTTCTTCGAACACGACCTGATGCCCGTCTTCGTCTTCGACGGCGGCGTCACCGAGTTGAAAGAGGCGGAGGTGTCGGAGCGACGCGCGAAGCGCGAACGCGCCGAAAAACGGCGAGCCGAGGCCGAGGAACGCGGCGACGCCATCGAAGCCGCGCGCCTCGAAGCCCGCACCCAGCGCCTGACCGACACCATCCTGGGGACGACGCGTGACCTCCTCGCTATCCTCGACGTGCCGGTCGTCGACGCGCCCGCCGAAGGGGAGGCACAGGCGGCGTACATGGCCCGCCGGGGCGACGCCGACTACGCCGGGAGCGAGGACTACGACACCCTGCTCTTTGGCGCGCCGCATACCCTCCGTCAACTGACGAGCAAGGGGACGCCGGAACTGATGGACCTCGACGCGACGCTCGACCGCCACGGGATCAGTCTGGAGGGACTGATCGACGTGGCGATCCTCTGTGGCACCGACTTCAACCCCGGCGTCGACGGCGTGGGGCCGAAGACGGCGCTGCGGGCGATCACCGACCACGGCGACCTCTGGGGCGCCATCGAGGCGGAAGGGTGGCAGGTGCCCAACGCCGACCGGGTTCGTGACCTCTTCCGGGACCCGCCGGTGACCGACGACTACACCGTCGACACCGACATCGACCCGGACGTGGCCGCGGCCCGGGAGTTCGTGATCGAGCAGTGGGAGGTCGACGCCGACGAGGTGGCTCGCGGGTTCGAGCGAATCGAGGAGTCGCTGGTCCAGACGGGGCTGGATCGCTGGACGTAG
- a CDS encoding GNAT family N-acetyltransferase, with protein MEFALLGWPPDGPTLRVDYRRFAYAGKFVLGSTGKAVVEDGGRGTGEYDDHVLAAASFSPDRTDGDCLVVRYVTVRDDRQGEGLGARLLAFVAARAADRYDRVRIAVNNPAAYVAAHRAGFAFTGRETGLAELVCERPADRPAPIDPDTYRSGLDRYRERDLAPDAVARLDEKYAAGPPSVVETPEGVESGD; from the coding sequence ATGGAGTTCGCCCTCCTCGGGTGGCCGCCGGACGGCCCGACGCTCCGAGTTGACTACCGCCGCTTCGCCTACGCCGGCAAGTTCGTCCTCGGGTCGACGGGGAAAGCCGTCGTCGAGGACGGCGGCCGCGGAACCGGCGAGTACGACGACCACGTGCTCGCGGCCGCGTCGTTCAGTCCCGACCGCACCGACGGCGACTGCCTCGTCGTCCGCTACGTGACCGTCCGCGACGACCGGCAGGGCGAGGGCCTCGGCGCCCGCCTGCTCGCCTTCGTCGCCGCCCGCGCTGCCGACCGATACGACCGCGTGCGCATCGCGGTCAACAACCCCGCCGCCTACGTCGCCGCCCACCGCGCCGGCTTCGCCTTCACCGGCCGCGAGACGGGACTGGCCGAACTCGTCTGTGAGCGACCCGCCGACCGCCCGGCACCCATCGACCCCGACACCTACCGGTCGGGACTCGACCGCTACCGCGAACGCGACCTCGCTCCCGACGCGGTGGCCCGCCTCGACGAGAAGTACGCGGCCGGGCCGCCGTCGGTCGTCGAGACACCGGAGGGCGTCGAATCCGGAGATTGA
- a CDS encoding class I SAM-dependent methyltransferase, protein MHGPGDVHFFDRVARLYDRFAPPTDPEPLWGGLARADRPVERVLDLAGGTGRAARAVAAPVGRARPPEALVVDASRAMLDHAAGRGTPAIRGDAGRLPLRDGSVDAVVVLDALHHLPERNVALAEAARVLRSGGVLVIREFDPRTLRGRALVAAERAVGFRSTFRGPDEWAAACERAGLSASVLDRGFVITVVGKKRESH, encoded by the coding sequence ATGCACGGTCCCGGCGACGTACACTTTTTCGACCGCGTCGCGCGCCTCTACGACCGATTCGCACCGCCGACCGACCCCGAACCGCTCTGGGGCGGACTGGCGCGAGCCGACCGCCCCGTCGAGCGGGTACTGGACCTTGCGGGGGGGACGGGACGGGCCGCGCGGGCGGTCGCAGCGCCGGTCGGTCGCGCCCGTCCCCCTGAGGCACTCGTCGTCGACGCCTCGCGGGCGATGCTCGACCACGCCGCCGGGCGCGGCACGCCGGCGATACGGGGCGACGCCGGTCGACTCCCGCTTCGGGACGGGAGCGTGGACGCCGTCGTCGTCCTCGACGCCCTCCACCACCTGCCCGAACGGAACGTGGCGCTCGCCGAGGCGGCGCGGGTCCTGCGGTCGGGCGGCGTCCTCGTGATCCGTGAGTTCGACCCGCGGACGCTCCGGGGCCGGGCGCTGGTCGCGGCCGAACGGGCCGTGGGCTTCCGGTCGACGTTTCGCGGGCCGGACGAGTGGGCCGCAGCCTGCGAGCGAGCGGGGCTGTCGGCGTCCGTCCTCGACCGCGGCTTCGTGATCACGGTCGTCGGGAAAAAGCGGGAGAGCCATTAG
- a CDS encoding DUF3054 domain-containing protein, giving the protein MANAVANFFDRRLDGRATPLAVGDLLVVAVLFSWGTVHHNGLGFVVSNPGYLAGTIAPFVIGWVIAAPLLGAYSPGAAESAKAAVPLALRSWLLADAIALGIRATPFVDGGVQVTFVAVSLVVGAVGLALWRTLFFKLR; this is encoded by the coding sequence ATGGCCAACGCAGTCGCGAACTTCTTCGACCGTCGCCTCGACGGACGAGCGACGCCGCTTGCGGTCGGTGATCTGCTCGTCGTCGCCGTCCTGTTTAGCTGGGGGACGGTCCACCACAACGGCCTCGGCTTCGTCGTGTCGAACCCCGGATATCTCGCCGGCACTATCGCCCCGTTCGTGATCGGATGGGTGATCGCCGCCCCACTGCTCGGCGCGTACTCCCCCGGGGCCGCGGAGTCGGCGAAAGCCGCCGTCCCGCTCGCACTCCGGTCGTGGCTCCTCGCCGACGCCATCGCGCTCGGGATTCGGGCGACGCCGTTCGTCGACGGCGGCGTCCAGGTGACGTTCGTCGCCGTCTCGCTCGTGGTCGGCGCCGTCGGTCTCGCCCTGTGGCGAACGCTCTTTTTCAAGCTTCGGTAG
- a CDS encoding MFS transporter codes for MNGNDRSIVGLVTLAHGMVHTYELSIPIFVSIWLAEFDTLQLAGMEVAVTQATLGVIVTAGYALFGIGALPGGIVVDRVGSRRLIAACLFGMGGAFLLLGVAQNLLAVAVALLAWGAAASVYHPAGLTLISKGVTERGTGFAYHGIAGNLGIGLGQLVTATLLLVLDWTTVALVLAVPAGVAGLYALRAEFDETAGVENVAADGGGSEAGTGVDSFGEFAAASRHLFVGAFAVVFVIVMANGLFYRGVLTFLPNLLEGLPGFEPIALSAIAPGLDGGGTLNPERYFYAGLLLVGVAGQYVGGKLTDRLPPEYGIAATFATLAVLALAFLPVAALGIGPLLVFGALFGVTLFTPQPLYQAAVADHTPAETRGLSYGYTYLGGFGVGALGGALAGAILTYADAGTLFATLAGIALVASAFAVVLIHRERRAGDATEA; via the coding sequence ATGAACGGCAACGATCGATCGATCGTCGGGCTCGTCACGCTCGCCCACGGGATGGTTCACACATACGAGCTATCCATCCCGATTTTCGTGTCCATCTGGCTGGCCGAGTTCGACACCCTCCAACTCGCGGGCATGGAGGTGGCCGTCACGCAAGCGACACTCGGCGTGATCGTCACCGCGGGCTACGCACTGTTCGGAATCGGCGCGTTGCCCGGCGGCATCGTCGTCGACCGCGTCGGCTCCCGTCGGCTCATCGCCGCCTGTCTGTTCGGGATGGGCGGTGCCTTCCTCCTGCTCGGTGTCGCACAGAACCTCCTCGCGGTGGCAGTCGCGTTGCTCGCGTGGGGCGCGGCGGCTAGCGTCTACCACCCCGCGGGGCTGACGCTCATCAGCAAGGGCGTCACGGAGCGGGGCACCGGCTTCGCGTACCACGGCATCGCCGGCAACCTCGGTATCGGCCTCGGTCAGCTCGTCACCGCGACGTTGCTCCTCGTACTCGATTGGACGACGGTCGCACTGGTGCTCGCGGTCCCGGCCGGCGTCGCCGGCCTGTACGCCCTGCGCGCGGAGTTCGACGAGACGGCGGGCGTGGAGAACGTCGCCGCGGACGGCGGCGGCTCCGAAGCGGGGACCGGCGTCGACTCGTTCGGCGAGTTCGCCGCGGCGTCCCGACACCTCTTCGTCGGCGCCTTCGCCGTCGTCTTCGTCATCGTCATGGCCAACGGCCTCTTTTACCGCGGCGTCTTGACGTTCCTCCCGAACCTGCTGGAGGGCCTCCCCGGCTTCGAGCCCATCGCGCTCTCTGCCATTGCGCCGGGTCTCGACGGCGGCGGGACGCTCAACCCCGAGCGCTACTTCTACGCCGGTCTGTTGCTCGTCGGCGTCGCCGGCCAGTACGTCGGCGGTAAACTCACCGATCGCCTGCCGCCGGAGTACGGCATCGCCGCCACCTTCGCTACCCTCGCCGTTCTCGCGCTCGCTTTTCTCCCCGTCGCCGCCCTCGGCATCGGCCCGCTGCTCGTCTTCGGCGCACTGTTCGGCGTGACGCTCTTTACCCCCCAGCCGCTCTATCAGGCGGCCGTCGCCGACCACACGCCCGCCGAGACCCGGGGACTCTCCTACGGCTACACCTACCTCGGCGGCTTCGGCGTCGGTGCGCTCGGCGGGGCGCTCGCGGGCGCCATCCTCACCTACGCCGACGCCGGTACCCTTTTTGCGACGCTCGCGGGCATCGCCCTCGTCGCGTCGGCGTTCGCGGTCGTCCTGATCCATCGGGAGCGCCGGGCCGGCGACGCTACCGAAGCTTGA
- a CDS encoding ribbon-helix-helix domain-containing protein: MVKSTVRFPESVVGEIESLVEDGRFESKSEFYRFSTDYVLNQVLDDYEPETIDYRDIKAEVMPERERTLGTADDDDGPPFLESVSFVRKLALRGKFNDAEDFIDHQYAAGDRHAILLEEILRLYRSDRRRRTAPVERERKRERPELDDRP, encoded by the coding sequence ATGGTAAAGAGCACCGTCCGGTTTCCCGAATCCGTCGTCGGTGAAATCGAGTCGCTGGTCGAGGACGGCCGCTTCGAGAGCAAGTCCGAGTTCTATCGCTTCTCGACGGACTACGTCCTGAATCAGGTGCTCGACGACTACGAACCGGAGACGATCGACTACCGCGACATCAAAGCCGAGGTGATGCCGGAGCGCGAACGGACGCTCGGAACGGCCGACGACGACGATGGCCCGCCGTTTCTGGAGTCGGTGTCGTTCGTCCGGAAACTCGCGCTTCGCGGGAAGTTCAACGACGCGGAGGATTTTATCGACCACCAGTACGCCGCCGGCGACCGACACGCCATCCTCCTCGAGGAGATTCTGCGCCTGTATCGCTCCGACCGCCGGCGCCGGACCGCCCCCGTCGAGCGAGAACGGAAGCGCGAGCGACCGGAACTCGACGACCGGCCCTGA